The DNA sequence TTAATTAGGTTGACATTTAATGGTTATCCAAATTAAAATAGCCGGAATGAAAATACAATGTCAGTGAAGTCCTAAAGTACATTGTATATCTCATCCATTCGGGGCGTAGCGCAGCCTGGCAGCGCACATCGTTCGGGACGATGGAGTCGGAGGTTCAAATCCTCTCGCCCCGACCAAAACCTTCAACCAAGGAATTGTATGGGTAGAAAAAAAATTAAAAAAGGTAAGGATAGAGATATTGCACCTCCGATTATTGATGAAGAGGAAAAAGATGAAAAAGAAGTAAAAGAAGACGCAGCGCTCCCGCCGCTCCATGGAGACACAGACGAGCCGGCAGATACAGATGTCTTTCCAGGGGTAATACCGGATGGGTTAATAGAAGAGGCTATAGAAATAGAAGCCGAACCGGAGGCTACAGAGCCTGAAGAAGAAGAGGAAGAAGAGGAAAAAGAACGCGCCCCTGACCTTGATGTTATCAGGTCTTACCTGCATGAAATAAGTCTGACAACCCTCCTTACATTTGAAGATGAGCAGAGACTTGCTCAAGCAATATTACTTGGTGATGAAAGTGCCAGGCTTAATATGATTGAGGCGAATCTGAGGCTTGTTGTTAATATTGGGAAGAGGTACTTAAACAGAGGGCTTCCCCTGGCTGACATCATTGAAGAAGGAAACATCGGACTTATGAAGGCAGTTGAGAGGTATGACCATACGAAGGGCTTCAGATTCAGCACTTATGCTTCATGGTGGATAAAGCAGTCAATTGAGCGGGCTATCATAAATCAAACCAAGACCATAAGACTCCCTGTTCACGTGGCTGAGCACATTAATAAATATCTTTCTGTTGTGGAGATATTGATTCAGGAATACGGACGTGAACCATCCACCGAGGAAGTTGCCGACAGGATGAAGTATACGACTGAAGATGTAGAGGAATTAAAACAGCTTATCCGGAAGACCTATTCCCTTGAGACACCGGTAGGTGATAAAGAGGAGAGTTATCTCAGGGATATTATTGCAGACAGCACCATCAACTCACCTGCAAAGATAGCAGAATGGATAAGCATGCGTCACCAGATAGATATGTGGTTAAAAGAGCTTAAAGATAAGGAAAAGAAGGTAATCTGCAAGAGATTTGGATTGTTAGGAGATGAGCCGATGACCCTTGAGGAGATAGGACAGGAGTTCGGGCTGACAAGGGAAAGGATACGTCAGATAGAGGCAACATCACTTATTAAGCTGAGAGCGATTATACAGAAAAGGAAGATAAGGAAGGAAGAAGTGCTTTAAGACAGTGGTTAGTGATTAGTGATGAGTGGACGATAGAAGCAAGAAGTAAGAAGATAGATGTAAGAAGATAGAAATGAGAAAAGAATTCCCTCCCCCTTGATGGGAAAGAGTGCTCCATTTATTCCCTCCCCTTCAAGGGGAGGGTTAGGGTGGGGATGGGGTTTTTAAGATAAAATATTCCAAAGGACAAACTAAAAAGGAGGAGACGCAAAAATGGACTTGAAGTCTAAGATACGGGAGATACCGGATTTTCCAAAAGAGGGTATACTGTTTTATGATATTACTACACTGTTAAAGGATGCGGCGGCATTTAAACGTGTGGTAGATAAAATAGGAAGTTTCTATGAAGGAGATGGTGTTCAGAAGGTCATTGCAATGGAGTCGCGTGGTTTTATATTCGGCGCCCCTGTTGCATATCGTCTCAATGCGGGTTTTGTTCCTGTAAGGAAACCCGGAAAACTTCCCAGCGATGTTTATGAAGCACGTTACAACCTCGAATACGGAACCGATTCCCTTGCTATACATCAGGATGCAATTGCACCTGGCGAACGGGTGCTGATCGTTGATGACCTTATTGCAACAGGCGGAACCGTGGCAGCGACTGTCCAATTAGTAAAAAAATTAGGCGGCATTATTCACGGCATAGCATTCCTGATTGAACTATCAGCCCTGCAGGGGAGAAATAAATTAGATGGATATAATGTGTTATCGTTGTTGTCGTATTAAATAGGTAATTAGGTTGAAGGTGGATAGGCTGAAGGTAGAGGGTAGAAGCAAGATGCAAGAAGTTAGAAGCAAGAGGTAAGAAATAATAGAATACTACTAAATTACCCCTCTCTTGACGGGATGGGGTTCTACGTTTATTCCCTCCCCCTTGAGGGGGGAGGGTTAGGGTGGGGATGGGGTTGATTTTCGTATGAAATATTTTAATATAGCATTTCTCTGTGCCTCTGTATCTCTGTGTTTAATTTTTCTATTTCCAGTCACAAAGGCCCACGCAGCAAATCTCTCCTTTGATATGGGCAGAAACAGCAGTGGAATCTCTGCCGGCCGGGATTTTAAATTTGGATATGCCATGCTTGGTTTGTCCACAAAATTTACTACTGATTATCCGTGGAGTTATGTCCCCACACGTCAGAGCCTTGAAGGCCCCTGTCAGGATTTTAAGAACACAGACCCAAAAAACTGTGAGAAAAGAGGCAGATACTATGATGGTGATGAATGGGAGGTGTTCGGGAAATTAGGATACAGATTACCTGTCATATCAAGGCTATACCTCAACGCCGGTCTCGGTGTTTCCAAACAAAGAATCTCTGACCTTTATGTATTCCGTGAGGATATACAACTCCAGAACGGAGTTACTTCAGAATTCATGGAGACATGGGGGCACGTTGAAGACCGTTACTACCTTAACCTCCTCGGCGGGGTCGGCATCTCAATGACCCGCCGAATACTTCTCAATGTAGACTACCATACCCGGAAGGGATTAATCAGCGGAATAATGTACCGCTTCTAAATGGAATAAATAATGAATCCGCCGTGGTACGATGTAAAGTGACTGAAGGAAGCGCTTCTAAGCAAACACTATTCCTTATTTAATTTTAACTTCAGATACTCGCCTACAAGTAATGCAGCAGGGTAGTAGAATTCCTCTTCTATCTTCACGTGTGCAATAAGATTCTTTGCAATTGAGGCATACTCCAGCTTATTCTCTTTTGTTGCAACATTTGCAAGGTTCAGCAAACCCTCAAATATTTGTTGATGCTCCTCAAGCATCCTCGGCATAAGCATCTTCAATCTGTCTGTAATATCAATGATTGCCTTCATTTCAGGGGTTGCTTCTTCTGTTGCCAGAGTTTTTAATAAGCCGAGCGGCGGCATGGCATATTCCTCTTCTTTCATGAAATGAGGGTGCATAAGCTCAATAACCAGATCTGCTGCCTCTCCTATATCCCCTCCGACGTTTTTCAGTCCTGCAAGTTCTTTGTGAAGTTCAAGATGTTCTTCATTTAGTGTTTCCGGTGATTTAAAATCCATACTATGCTTCCTCCTTATTATTGTTTTACCTGATTAATTTTTTCTATATTATAATTTAATTGCAGAGAACAAAAAAGTGTTTTTTTAAATTAATAATTCCTCAGACCCGCTGAAGTATGAAGGCCATATACTCAAAGGGTTATCGCTGAATACCTTCTTTATATCACCCTTAACCGTTATCCATGCACCGTGGTTTATCTCATGTTCGAGTTGCCCCGGTGCCCAGCCGGTATATCCTGAATAAATCCGCACCTTATTTTTTAAGTCTTTATCCTGGAGAAGGTTTGTTACAATATCTTTCCTGAAAGTGAAATGAATATTTTCAATAACAGGTTGTGCACCGTCACGCGGTGTATCTGATGTGAATAACAGATAAATATTATTCTGTTCCACAGGTCCACCCATGTACAGGGACAAAATACCCTTTCTATTAATCCTGATGTCAGGTAAAACCTTACGGACATTAATGTCTGTCGGT is a window from the Nitrospirota bacterium genome containing:
- a CDS encoding sigma-70 family RNA polymerase sigma factor, translated to MGRKKIKKGKDRDIAPPIIDEEEKDEKEVKEDAALPPLHGDTDEPADTDVFPGVIPDGLIEEAIEIEAEPEATEPEEEEEEEEKERAPDLDVIRSYLHEISLTTLLTFEDEQRLAQAILLGDESARLNMIEANLRLVVNIGKRYLNRGLPLADIIEEGNIGLMKAVERYDHTKGFRFSTYASWWIKQSIERAIINQTKTIRLPVHVAEHINKYLSVVEILIQEYGREPSTEEVADRMKYTTEDVEELKQLIRKTYSLETPVGDKEESYLRDIIADSTINSPAKIAEWISMRHQIDMWLKELKDKEKKVICKRFGLLGDEPMTLEEIGQEFGLTRERIRQIEATSLIKLRAIIQKRKIRKEEVL
- a CDS encoding adenine phosphoribosyltransferase, translated to MDLKSKIREIPDFPKEGILFYDITTLLKDAAAFKRVVDKIGSFYEGDGVQKVIAMESRGFIFGAPVAYRLNAGFVPVRKPGKLPSDVYEARYNLEYGTDSLAIHQDAIAPGERVLIVDDLIATGGTVAATVQLVKKLGGIIHGIAFLIELSALQGRNKLDGYNVLSLLSY
- a CDS encoding YqgE/AlgH family protein, which encodes MMKRTLTIFILTILLAVIPLTAFSYKQRESVPLAKGVFLVSTPKLKDPHFYQTVILIVSYGPEGAFGIVINKPTDINVRKVLPDIRINRKGILSLYMGGPVEQNNIYLLFTSDTPRDGAQPVIENIHFTFRKDIVTNLLQDKDLKNKVRIYSGYTGWAPGQLEHEINHGAWITVKGDIKKVFSDNPLSIWPSYFSGSEELLI